A region from the Ptychodera flava strain L36383 chromosome 10, AS_Pfla_20210202, whole genome shotgun sequence genome encodes:
- the LOC139141660 gene encoding tripartite motif-containing protein 3-like, whose protein sequence is MASGWSKFELDGQGPQPGQKFNDPQGLTFHDDKLLVCDRLNNIVQILNQDYTCEKALGSFSGQFAKPFQPQSVAVSEDNHYVLLDKNNLQIVVCDENNKVISIITLPAGVDPWCIALLKGFVLVTDVKGHRLLKYTRTGHYVGDFGGLGDKQFSYPYFVAVNSMDVIMVSDCHNCCIKCFDSDFNYLYQYGEKGHGDSQLYGPGSIAVDGADNVYVCDSNNARISIWSRDGTWFCNLFHCEVRESA, encoded by the exons atggcca GTGGctggtcaaaatttgaattggaCGGTCAAGGTCCTCAGCCAGGACAGAAGTTCAATGATCCACAAGGCTTAACCTTCCATGATGATAAACTTCTGGTGTGTGACAGACTCAACAACATTGTTCAGATACTGAACCAAGACTACACATGTGAAAAGGCGCTAGGAAGTTTCAGCGGTCAGTTTGCAAAGCCATTCCAGCCACAGTCCGTAGCGGTCTCTGAGGACAACCACTACGTCTTACTTGATaagaataatttgcaaattgttgtttgtgatgaaaataataaagttatcagcataATTACTTTACCTGCAGGCGTAGATCCCTGGTGCATAGCTCTCTTGAAAGGGTTTGTTTTGGTCactgatgtcaaaggtcataggttaCTCAAGTACACCAGGACTGGTCACTATGTTGGAGACTTTGGTGGTCTTGGGGATAAACAATTCAGCTACCCCTACTTTGTTGCTGTCAACAGTATGGATGTCATCATGGTGTCTGATTGTCACAATTGctgcatcaagtgttttgatTCTGATTTCAATTACCTGTACCAATACGGTGAGAAAGGTCACGGCGATAGTCAGCTGTACGGCCCAGGCAGCATTGCTGTTGATGGCGCTgacaatgtttatgtttgtgattccAACAATGCTAGGATTTCGATTTGGAGTCGAGATGGGACGTGGTTTTGTAATCTTTTCCATTGTGAAGTACGTGAGTCTGCCTGA
- the LOC139142822 gene encoding tripartite motif-containing protein 3-like translates to MASSLGISEKLLTDIDDKVLLCPICMERFKSPKILPCYHTFCELCLTKWVKTNNGQLICPTCKKPWPLPSGGVAAIDSNRFMNDLMSVIGDVSPKGTVCEGCKKEAKYWCGDCGGQFFCDVCIQSHRVVRVCQDHEPMTIAEYNEKMSTQHFRMIQPRFCQNHRSTKLEFYCDTCQVPICHKCIVVDHTPSDHKMLSLESAMEKYMPEMKAHSEKIAKKVGDLKLRKNRAHDVRKDLNANRSTAERQIKKMYQKLINEMKQQEIKLLGQVDDIYIPKCKQIDADIELLEHRIASAESIHSYLSHLLTFGGAADIMTAQRQMKDQYQHYDEMTNLPCSDIDSDLVFIENPDCLQMNLGVVKGKPIKSEELRKDGDRMETMTHRQPQVQMKGRSVTEQPSKAMMGGQVAVKSKQAQPKPLVSKATHHQPTKGAQLTKGVTTNTNVKFLKHLSGGWSKFKLDGQGPQPGQKFNDPQGLTFHDDKLLVCDKGNNIVQILNQDYTCEKVLGSFSGQFAKPFQPQSVAVSQDNHYFILDKNNLQIVVCDQNNKVIRIITLPAGVDPWCIALLKGFVLVTDVKGHRLLKYTRTGHYVGDFGGLGDKQFSYPYFVAVNSMDVIMVSDCHNCCIKCFDSDFNYLYQYGEYGHGDSQLYYPESIAVDGADNVYVCDSGNDRISIWSRDGTWLYNLFTDELSLPEYIAVSRDRICVRG, encoded by the exons ATGGCTTCATCATTAGGTATCAGTGAAAAACTGCTGACTGACATTGATGACAAGGTATTGCTGTGTCCAATCTGCATGGAGCGTTTTAAGTCACCTaaaatactgccttgttatcacacattttgtgaacTTTGTCTCACAAAATGGGTCAAGACAAACAACGGTCAGCTGATATGTCCAACATGTAAGAAGCCTTGGCCTTTGCCCTCTGGAGGGGTGGCAGCTATTGACAGCAATCGATTTATGAATGACCTTATGTCAGTTATCGGTGATGTCAGTCCGAAAGGTACGGTGTGTGAAGGATGTAAGAAAGAGGCCAAGTACTGGTGTGGTGACTGTGGTGGACAATTCTTCTGTGATGTCTGCATACAATCCCACAGAGTAGTGCGAGTCTGCCAAGATCATGAACCAATGACAATTGCAGAATACAATGAAAAGATGTCAACACAACACTTCAGAATGATTCAACCAAGATTCTGTCAGAATCACCGAAGTACGAAACTAGAATTCTACTGTGATACTTGTCAAGTGCCAATATGTCATAAGTGTATTGTGGTTGACCACACACCATCAGATCATAAGATGTTGTCACTGGAGTCAGCGATGGAGAAGTATATGCCAGAAATGAAAGCACACTCAGAGAAAATTGCGAAGAAAGTTGGCGATTTAAAGCTAAGAAAGAACAGAGCACATGATGTTCGAAAAGACTTGAATGCAAACAGGTCCACGGCAGAACGACAAATTaagaaaatgtatcaaaagttGATTAATGAAATGAAGCAACAGGAAATAAAACTACTGGGGCAAGTTGATGATATCTACATACCTAAGTGTAAACAAATTGATGCAGATATAGAACTTTTGGAACATAGGATTGCCAGTGCAGAAAGTATCCATTCATATCTCAGTCATCTCTTGACTTTTGGAGGAGCTGCAGACATCATGACAGCACAAAGACAGATGAAGGATCAATATCAGCATTATGATGAGATGACAAATCTACCTTGTAGTGACATCGATAGTGATCTGGTTTTCATAGAAAATCCtgactgtttacaaatgaatctTGGTGTTGTTAAAG GTAAACCAATCAAGTCTGAAGAATTAAGGAAAGATGGAGATAGGATGGAGACAATGACTCACAGACAACCACAAGTGCAGATGAAAGGGAGAAGTGTGACTGAACAACCCAGTAAAGCTATGATGGGAGGACAAGTTGCTGTTAAAAGCAAACAAGCACAGCCTAAACCCCTTGTATCGAAAGCCACACATCATCAGCCGACAAAAGGAGCCCAGCTAACAAAGGGAGTAACAACGaatacaaatgtaaaatttttgaaacatttatcAG GTGGctggtcaaaattcaaattggacGGTCAAGGTCCTCAGCCAGGACAGAAGTTCAATGACCCACAAGGCTTAACCTTCCATGATGATAAACTTCTGGTGTGTGACAAGGGCAACAACATTGTTCAGATACTGAACCAAGACTACACATGTGAAAAGGTGCTAGGAAGTTTCAGCGGTCAGTTTGCCAAGCCATTCCAGCCACAGTCCGTAGCGGTCTCTCAGGACAACCACTACTTCATACTTGATaagaataatttgcaaattgttgtttgtgatcaaaataataaagttatcagAATAATTACTTTACCTGCAGGCGTAGATCCCTGGTGCATAGCTCTCTTGAAAGGGTTTGTTTTGGTCactgatgtcaaaggtcataggttaCTCAAGTACACCAGGACTGGTCACTATGTTGGAGACTTTGGTGGTCTTGGGGATAAACAATTCAGCTACCCCTACTTTGTTGCTGTCAACAGTATGGATGTCATCATGGTGTCTGATTGTCACAATTGctgcatcaagtgttttgatTCTGATTTCAATTACCTGTACCAATACGGTGAGTACGGTCACGGCGATAGTCAGCTGTACTACCCAGAGAGCATTGCCGTTGATGGCGCTgacaatgtttatgtttgtgattccGGCAATGATAGGATTTCGATTTGGAGTCGAGATGGGACTTGGTTATATAATCTTTTTACAGATGAACTGAGTCTGCCTGAGTACATTGCAGTCAGCCGAGACAGAATCTGTGTTAGAGGGTGA